GGCGTAGAACTTCTCGATCTTGCCGGCGACCATCTTCTCGATCACCGGCGCCGGCTTACCGCTGCTCGCCGCCTGCGCGGCGTAGATCTGGCGCTCCTGTTCCAGCACCTCCGCGGGCACGTCCTCGCGGCTCACGTAGCGCGGGTTGGCGGCGGCAACCTGCATCGCCAGATCGCGCACCAGGCCGCGGAAGTCGTCCGTGCGAGCGACGAAGTCGGTCTCGCAGTTGACCTCGATCAGCACTCCGATCTTGCCGCCAGCGTGGATGTAGGCCTCCACCAGACCGTCGGCCGCCGTGCGGCCGGCCCGTTTGGCGGCGGCCGCCAGGCCCTTCTCGCGCAGGTAGACAATGGCCTTCTCGATGTCGCCGTCGACCTCGGCCAGCGCCTTCTTGCAATCCATCATGCCGGCGCCCGTGCGCTCGCGCAGATCGCGCACCGACGAGGCGCTCACCTCGCTCATTCGATCGCCCCTTCCGACGCCGTCTCGGGCGCGAATTCACGCTCCACCGCTGCGGTCGGTGCCGGCCGCGCCGAGGGCTCCGCCGGCGCGTCGACGCCGCGGGCACGCTCCTCGTACACCGCGCGTCCCTCGAGCACCGAGTCGGCGATCGCGCCGCAGAACAGGCGGATGGCGCGGATCGCATCGTCGTTGCCCGGAATGCGGTAGTCGATCATGTCCGGATCGCAGTTCGAATCGACCACCGCGACCACCGGAATGCCGAGCTTGTTGGCTTCCTTGACCGCGATGTCTTCCTTGATGGTATCGATGATGAACAGGGCGTCCGGCAGCTTGCGCATGGTCTTGATGCCGCCGAGCGTATGCACCAGGCGGTCGCGCTCGCGGCTGAGCTCGAGGAGCTCGCGCTTCTTCAGGCCCTCGGTCTGGTTCGGATCCTCGAGCATCTCCTCGAGCTTGCGCAGTCGCTCGACGCTCTGCTTGACGGTCTGGAAGTTGGTGAGCGTTCCACCGAGCCAGCGATTGCTGACGTAGAAAGCGCCGCAGCGCTCCGCCTCTTCCATGACGGCGTCCTGCGCCTGCTTCTTGGTTCCGACACAGAGGAGCGAGCCGCCGCTGGCAGCGAGATCGCGCACGTACGCCGTGGCGTCCTGCAGCATCTTCACCGTCTGCTGCAGGTCGATGATGTAGATCCCGTTGCGGGCCCCGAAAATGTACGGCTTCATCTTCGGGTTCCAGCGGCTCGTCTGGTGGCCGAAGTGCACGCCGGCCTCCAGGAGCTGCTTCATACTCACTTCCGGCATTCCGCGCTCCTCGTTCTGCTTTGGGTGATCCGTACGCCTAGCAGATGTTTTCCACCTCGGGCAACCACCGTGCGGCGGGAACAGGCTCTGCGCCGCGGAGGGCGCTGCGGGCACGGCGAATTCCTGCCGTGGCCGCCGTCCCCCGTGCCCGCAGCGCCCTCCGCGGCGCAGGGATCTCGTCCACTACTGGTTCATATTCTCCAGAAATTCCGCGTTGTTCTTCGTGCCCTCGATCTTGTCGATGAGGAATTCCATGGCCTCGACGGGGTTGAGCTGGGACAGCAGCTTGCGCAGGACCCAGATTCGCTTGGTGACGTCCTTGCCGAGCAGCAGCTCTTCCTTGCGGGTGCCTGAACGATTGATGTCGATGGCCGGGAAGGTCCGCTTGTCGACCAGACGGCGGTCGAGGTGGACCTCCATGTTGCCGGTC
The genomic region above belongs to bacterium and contains:
- the tsf gene encoding translation elongation factor Ts — encoded protein: MSEVSASSVRDLRERTGAGMMDCKKALAEVDGDIEKAIVYLREKGLAAAAKRAGRTAADGLVEAYIHAGGKIGVLIEVNCETDFVARTDDFRGLVRDLAMQVAAANPRYVSREDVPAEVLEQERQIYAAQAASSGKPAPVIEKMVAGKIEKFYADVCLLEQAFIKDADKPVSRLVSDAVAKMGENIVVRRFARFQLGEQSGEH
- the rpsB gene encoding 30S ribosomal protein S2 encodes the protein MPEVSMKQLLEAGVHFGHQTSRWNPKMKPYIFGARNGIYIIDLQQTVKMLQDATAYVRDLAASGGSLLCVGTKKQAQDAVMEEAERCGAFYVSNRWLGGTLTNFQTVKQSVERLRKLEEMLEDPNQTEGLKKRELLELSRERDRLVHTLGGIKTMRKLPDALFIIDTIKEDIAVKEANKLGIPVVAVVDSNCDPDMIDYRIPGNDDAIRAIRLFCGAIADSVLEGRAVYEERARGVDAPAEPSARPAPTAAVEREFAPETASEGAIE